From the Actinopolymorpha singaporensis genome, the window GAACGCGAGTTCGGCGGCGGACTGGTTGCCGCGCAGGCTCGCGCCGATGCCGATGTTGAACGCGTCATCGGGCGGAACAGCGGCGATGAGCTCCTGCCACATCGCGTCGAAGACCGGCCTGGCCTCCTGGCCGTGGCGGCCCTCCTCGACCGCGACCACGTAGTCCAGGATCTCCAGGGCACCGTCGGCGCTCTCCGGCGCCGGCTTTCCTCGCGCACCGATCCCCGCGCCGGCCGCCCCGCCGAACGACGTACCGGCCCCCGCACCGATGCCCGCACCGATCCCCGTGCCGATCCCCGGGATGGCACCGGGCGCCGCCCCGGCACCGCCACCGACGTAACTCAGCAGCGAGACCTCGGAGGCGACAGGTTCGGTGGCCCATGCCATGCCCTCCTCGAACAACGCGGTGGTCGGGTCGAGGTCGATGCGCACCCGGCGCAGGTACAGCGGGTAGAGACCGCGGAGTTCGGACTCGGTGAGCGGCCGGTTCAGCCCGGCCCGCCGCGCGTCCACCGCCGCCTGCACGATCGTGTAGCCGGCGGGTTCCCCGTCCCGGCCGGCGCGGAACTTCGCCACCAGCTGGTCCCCGCCGATCAGCGCCTCGCCGATGCTGGCGTTGATCTGCAGCTGCGGGTACAGCTGCTCGGCCTCCGCGCGCTCGCGTACGGTCAGCTCGAAGTCCAGCGGCACCTTCGTCGCCCGGCGCAACGCCGCCTTGGCGGTGGCCGCCACGTCGCCGGTGCTGTCCAGCACCTGGTCCCAGCGTTCGTCGGTCATGCTCGCCACGATCATCGCGTGCCGGGCAGCACGGTCCAGTGTGTCCGCGGACAGGTGGACCAGGTCGGCCGCGGTGACGTCGTCCAGCCACACCACCCACGGCTGACGGCCGCGGGGTAGCGCCTCCTCCTCGCGCAGGGCCTCGGCGAGTTCCTCGCCGCTGCCGGGTACGAACACGGCCGGGTCCCGGCCGCCGAGCACCGACCGCACGGCCTCGACCACCGTGCGCGACTTGCCGGCCTTCGAAGGACCGACCACGACCACGAACGGGAACGGCGGACCGTCGGAGTTCAGCAGTGCGGCCAGCCGGCCGTCCGCGGCCGGACGGCGTACGTACGGCGCCTGGCCGCGGTGGGCGTAGTGCGTCGGCGTCGGTCCCAGCACCGCCTCGGACAGCTCCGACAGCCGGGGGAACGTCCGCTCGGGAACCTGCGGCGCCTTACGTCCGCGCTCCCGCCGCTGGCCGGGCACTCGGGTGGCCGGCTGGGTCTGGGTGCGGGCACCGGAGCGGGCTCCGGGCGGCTCGCCCTGCCAGCCGCCGGAACGCTCGGCCGGTGCGCTGGGCTCGCCGCGCTCGCTCCACGGCCCCTCGCCCTCGTTCCAGCCGCCTTCGCCTTCACCGCCCTCCCGGCCCTCCTCCTGCCAGGGCCCCTCGGCGTCCTCCCGCCACGGAGCGTCGTCCTCCTGCCAGGGTCCGGTCCGTTCACCGGAGTCCGCCGGCCCGTCCGCGGCCTGCGCCCGGGCGGCGCGCACGCTCTCCGGCTCGGTCAGCCGCCCCACCCCGGCTATCACGAACGCGGCGACGGCGAGCAGGGCGAGCCCGCCCACCACCGGACGCTGCGTACCGGCCGTGATCGTCTCGATCAGGGCCGCCAGCACCAGGAAGACCAAACCGATCATTCCCAGCGAGCGGACCCACGTCCGCCCCTGCGACTCCTCCGGCTTGCCCGAGTCGCCGTGCTGTCCCTTCTGCGCCGCCACAACCTCACCCCCCGACGCTCGGAGCCTTCGGCCCCGCGGTCGGCGTACCGCCTCTGACCTGCGGAAACGGTTCCGCCCAGAGAAGTCCCTGAGACATTCCTCATCCCAGTGTCCACACAGGCGGGTGGATGAGGGCACAAACGCCGGAGAGGGCGCCGCCCAACCCGGGCCGAAGCGCATCCGGCCGTGGCGGACCGTCCCGGTCCGGGCGGGCACGGCCGTACATGGGGGCCTTGGAGGACATGGCCCGCCCGGGCGGATCGTCGCGACGTTGGTGGGCCAGCCAGCCTCGGCGCGGCCTGTACCCCTGTGTCCGGGTACGGGTGGCTGCACGCGGACGACCGGCCACGGTAGCCTCGGTGCAGGCCGTGACTGGCGCGTTGGGATGGGATCGACCATCGGGAAGCGGCCTCGTCGAAGGACGGAGTGCCGTGCGCCTGGGCCCCCTTCCGTACGCCACAGGAGGTCCCCATGAGCCCCGCGTCCGCCCCGGACAGCCCGAAGGACAGCCCCCAGAAGAGCCCGGCGAACAGCCCGGCGAACAGCCCGGCGAACAGCACCGAGTCGACCGCGTTCCGGAGCGCACTGGACGTGATCGCCCGGGTCGAGCCCCGGGTCGCCGCCGCGATCGGCGCCGAACTGCACGACCAGCGCGAGTCCCTGAAGCTGATCGCGAGTGAGAACTACGCCTCGCCGGCGGTCCTGCTGGCGATGGGCAACTGGCTCAGCGACAAGTACGCCGAGGGCACCATCGGGCGCCGCTTCTACGCCGGCTGCCAGAATGTCGACACCGTGGAGGCGCTGGCAGCCGAGCACGCCCGCGAGCTCTTCGGCGCCCCGCACGCCTACGCCCAGCCGCACTCGGGGATCGACGCCAACCTGGTGGCGTTCTGGGCGGTGCTGGCCAACCGGGTCGAGGCGCCCGCGCTGGAGAAGGCGCAGGTCCGCCAGGTCAACGACCTGTCCGAGCAGGACTGGTTCGAGCTGCGCCGCGAGCTCGGCAACCAGCGGATGCTCGGCATGTCCCTCGACGCGGGCGGCCACCTCACCCACGGGTTCCGGCCGAACATCTCCGGCAAGATGTTCGACCAGAGGAGCTACGGCACCGACCCGCGGACCGGCCTGATCGACTACGACGAGGTGCGCCGGGCGGCGCAGGAGTTCCGCCCGTTGATCCTGGTCGCCGGCTACTCGGCGTACCCCCGGCTGATCAACTTCGCGACGATGCGCGAGATCGCCGACGAGGTCGGTGCGACGTTCATGGTCGACATGGCCCACTTCGCCGGCCTGGTCGCGGGCAAGGTGCTCACCGGCGACTACGACCCGGTGCCGCACGCCCACATCACCACCACCACGACGCACAAGTCGCTGCGCGGCCCGCGCGGCGGGATGGTCCTGTGCCAGCCCGAGCTCGCCGACCAGGTCGACCGCGGCTGCCCGATGGTGCTCGGCGGCCCGCTGCCGCACGTGATGGCGGCGAAGGCGGTCGCGCTGGCCGAGGCCCGGCAGCCGGACTTCCGCGACTACGCCCAGCGGATCGTGGACAACGCGAAGGCGCTGGCCGAGGGGCTCACCAGGCGCGGGGCGAAGCTGGTCACCGGGGGCACCGACAACCACCTCGTCCTGCTGGACGTGTCGTCGTACGGCCTCACCGGCCGGCAGGCCGAGGCGGCGCTGCTGGAGTCGGGCATCGTCACCAACCGCAACGCCGTCCCGCAGGACCCCAACGGCGCGTGGTACACCTCCGGCATCCGGCTCGGCACCCCCGCGCTCACCACCCGCGGCCTCGGCACCGCCGAACTGGACGAGGTGGCCGGACTGATCGACACGGTGCTCGCCCAGACCAAGCCGGGCACCACCAAACAGGGTGCCCCGTCGAAGGCCTCGCACGTGCTCGACGAGGCGGTGGCCACCCGGGTCTCCCAGCAGGCCGCCGACCTGCTGTCGAACCACCCGCTGTACCCCACGGTCGACCTCGGCTGAGGCGCCGACCTCGGCCGGGGCCCGTGGCGGCCCACCCGCGCCCGGCGCGGGTGGGCCGCCACGCACGGCGTAGGGCACGATGGAAGCGCCATGTCGCTCACTGATCCGTTGTCCCCGCCGTCCACGTCCGCCCTTCCCACCCCCTCGCTGGCCGCCACGCAGCTGACGCGGCTGCACCCGCCGGCCGACCCTGCCGACACCGATCCGGACTCCCTCTACGAGGCCTTCGCCAGCTGGGCCGGCGAACGCGGGTTCACCCTCTATCCCCACCAGGAAGAGGCGCTGATCGAGATCGTCTCCGGCGCCAACGTGATCCTTGCCACCCCGACCGGGTCCGGCAAGAGCCTGGTCGCCGCCGGTGCCCACTTCGCCGCGATGGCACAGGGCAGACGGACCTACTACACCGCACCGATCAAGGCGCTGGTGTCGGAGAAGTTCTTCGCGCTGTGCGAGATGTTCGGCGCCGACAAGGTCGGCATGCAGACCGGGGACGCAAGCGTCAACGCCGACGCACCGATCATCTGCTGCACGGCGGAGATCCTCGCCAACATCGCGTTGCGCGACGGGCCGGACGCCGACGTCGGCCAGGTGGTGATGGACGAGTTCCACTTCTACGCCGAGCCCGACCGGGGCTGGGCCTGGCAGGTGCCGCTGATCGAGTTGCCGCACGCGCAGTTCGTGCTGATGTCGGCGACGCTGGGCGACGTCAGCAGGTTCGAGGAGGATCTGACCCGGCGGACCGGGCGGCCGACCACCCTGGTGCACGCGTCCGAGCGCCCGGTGCCGCTGGTGTTCTCCTACGTCACCACTCCCCTGCACGAGACGCTGGAGGACCTCCTCGGCACCCACCAGGCGCCGGTCTACGTCGTCCACTTCACCCAGGCGGCCGCGCTGGAACGCGCGCAGGCGCTGATGAGCGTCAACATGTGCACCCGGGCGGAGAAGGACGCGATCGCGGCGATGATCGGTCACTTCCGGTTCACCGCCGGCTTCGGCCGTACGCTGTCCCGGCTGGTCCGGCACGGCATCGGCGTCCACCACGCCGGCATGCTGCCCCGCTACCGCCGGCTGGTGGAGACGCTCGCCCAGGCCGGGCTGCTGAAGGTGATCTGCGGCACCGACACCCTCGGTGTGGGCATCAACGTGCCGATCCGCACGGTGCTGTTCACCGGCCTGTCGAAGTACGACGGGCAGAAGGTGCGGCTGCTCAAGGCGCGGGAGTTCCACCAGATCGCCGGGCGGGCCGGGCGCGCCGGCTACGACACGCTCGGCACCGTCGTCGTGCAGGCGCCCGAACACGTGGTGGAGAACGAGAAGGCGCTCGCCAAGGCCGGCGACGACCCGAAGAAGCGCCGCAAGGTCGTACGCAAGAAGCCGCCGGAGGGCACGATCGGCTGGGGCAGGCCGACGTTCGAGCGGCTGGTCGCAGCCGAACCCGAGCCGCTCACGTCCAGCTTCGCGGTCAGCCACGCGATGCTGCTGAACGTCATCGGCCGGCCCGGTGACGCGTTCGCGGCGATGCGCCACCTGCTCACCGACAACCACGAGGAGCCGGCCGCGCAACGCCGGCACATCCGCCGGGCGATCGCGATCTACCGCGCGCTGCTCGCCGGTGGCGTGGTGGAGCAGCTGGACGAACCCGACGAGACCGGACGGCGGGTCCGGCTGACCGTCGACCTGCAGTGGGACTTCGCCCTCAACCAGCCGCTGTCGCCGTTCGCGCTGGCCGCGATCGAGCTGCTGGACAAGGAGTCACCGACGTACGCACTGGACGTCGTGTCCGTGATCGAGTCCACGCTGGACGACCCGCGGCAGGTGCTGTCCGCCCAGCGCCAGAAGGCTCGGGGTGAGGCGGTCGCGGCGATGAAGGCGGAGGGCATCGAGTACGACGAGCGCATGGAGCTGCTGGAGGACGTCACCCACCCGCAGCCGCTGGCCGACCTGCTCGACGCGGCGTACGAGATGTACCGGCGCGGGCATCCCTGGGTCGCCGACCACGAGCTCTCGCCGAAGTCGGTCGTGCGCGACATGTACGAGCGGGCGATGACGTTCGTGGAGTACGTCGGGCTGTACGGCCTGACCCGCTCGGAGGGACTGGTGCTGCGCTACCTCGCCGACGCGTACAAGGCGCTGCGGCAGACCGTGCCCGAGGACGCCCGGACCGAGGAGCTGACCGACCTGATCGAGTGGCTGGGCGAGCTGGTCCGCCAGGTCGACTCCAGCCTGCTGGACGAGTGGGAACGTCTGCGCAACCCGTCCGAGGAGGAGCTGTCGGCCGGCGCTCCGGGCATCGGCGTCAAGGAGCCGTTGACGGTGACGTCGAACGCCCGGGCGTTCCGGGTGCTCGTCCGCAACGCGCTGTTCCGCCGGGTCGAGCTGGCGGCCCTGCGCCGCTCCGACGAGCTCGGCGAGCTCGACGCCGAGTCCGGGTGGGACGCCGGCGCGTGGGCCGCGGCCTTGGGGGAGTACTTCGCGGAGTACGACTCGATCGGAACCGGTCCGGACGCGCGCGGCCCGGCGTTCCTCGTCGTGGACACCACGACCGAGCCCGGCCGGTGGCTGGTCCGGCAGATCTTCGACGACCCGAACGGCGACCGCGACTGGGGCATCACCGCGGAGGTCGACCTGGCCGCCTCCGACGAGGCGGGCACGGCCGTGCTCACCGTGACCGCCGTCGGTCCCGCCACCGAACCGAACCGCGCCTGAACCGCGCCCGAACCGCGCCTGACCGCCCGGGTCAGCCGACCTGGTCGCGCAACGTCCCGGCCGACTCCTCGTCGAGGAAGAGCTGCGCGTGGCCGACGGTGCGCAGGATCGACGCCGGGCAGTCGGGCGTGACCGGGCCCTCCAGTGCACTGCGGACGGCGTCCGCCTTGCGTGCCTCCGGCGTCACCACCAGAACCGTCCGCGGACGGATCAGGGCGGGCACGGTCAGCGACAGCGCCCGCGTCGGCGTCTGCGCCAGCGACGGGAAGTGGCCCTCACCGACCTGCTGGCGCCGGCACGCCTCGTCCAGCTCCACCAGGTGGACCAGTTCGGTGGTGCCGAAGTCGGCGGGCGGGTCGTTGAACGCCAGGTGGCCGTTCTCGCCGATGCCCATCACGCACACGGCCGGGTCGAGGTCGGCGAGCAGCCCGGAATACCGGGCCAGCTCCTCCTCGACCGGCTCGTGGTCACCGCGGATGCCGTGGAACTCCCGCGGCGTGACGTACGGCAGCAACTGGTCGGCGAACCACCGTCGGAAACTCGCCGAATGGTCCGCGGACATACCGGCGTACTCGTCCATGTGCAACACGACCACCCGCGACCAGTCGATGTCGTCGCGTTCGCGCACGGCGCGCACGAAGCCGAACTGCGAGTTGCCGGTGGCCAGGATCACCGCCACCGCGTCCCCTGGTTCGACGGTGGCGAGTTCGGCGCGTACGGCCGCCGCGAAGCGTTCAGCAGCGGCGGCTCCGGCCGCCTCCGCAGTCGGAGCGACTGACACGGTGAGTTCGTCGTAGCGCAGCTGGCGCATGGTTTCCTTCCGGGCGTGGGGCTGCTCTCCGCGGGACCAAGGGCGCGTTCGGCACCTCCAAGATCCGCGAACCGGTCGCCCGCCGAGTCT encodes:
- a CDS encoding DEAD/DEAH box helicase, which translates into the protein MSLTDPLSPPSTSALPTPSLAATQLTRLHPPADPADTDPDSLYEAFASWAGERGFTLYPHQEEALIEIVSGANVILATPTGSGKSLVAAGAHFAAMAQGRRTYYTAPIKALVSEKFFALCEMFGADKVGMQTGDASVNADAPIICCTAEILANIALRDGPDADVGQVVMDEFHFYAEPDRGWAWQVPLIELPHAQFVLMSATLGDVSRFEEDLTRRTGRPTTLVHASERPVPLVFSYVTTPLHETLEDLLGTHQAPVYVVHFTQAAALERAQALMSVNMCTRAEKDAIAAMIGHFRFTAGFGRTLSRLVRHGIGVHHAGMLPRYRRLVETLAQAGLLKVICGTDTLGVGINVPIRTVLFTGLSKYDGQKVRLLKAREFHQIAGRAGRAGYDTLGTVVVQAPEHVVENEKALAKAGDDPKKRRKVVRKKPPEGTIGWGRPTFERLVAAEPEPLTSSFAVSHAMLLNVIGRPGDAFAAMRHLLTDNHEEPAAQRRHIRRAIAIYRALLAGGVVEQLDEPDETGRRVRLTVDLQWDFALNQPLSPFALAAIELLDKESPTYALDVVSVIESTLDDPRQVLSAQRQKARGEAVAAMKAEGIEYDERMELLEDVTHPQPLADLLDAAYEMYRRGHPWVADHELSPKSVVRDMYERAMTFVEYVGLYGLTRSEGLVLRYLADAYKALRQTVPEDARTEELTDLIEWLGELVRQVDSSLLDEWERLRNPSEEELSAGAPGIGVKEPLTVTSNARAFRVLVRNALFRRVELAALRRSDELGELDAESGWDAGAWAAALGEYFAEYDSIGTGPDARGPAFLVVDTTTEPGRWLVRQIFDDPNGDRDWGITAEVDLAASDEAGTAVLTVTAVGPATEPNRA
- a CDS encoding glycine hydroxymethyltransferase; its protein translation is MSPASAPDSPKDSPQKSPANSPANSPANSTESTAFRSALDVIARVEPRVAAAIGAELHDQRESLKLIASENYASPAVLLAMGNWLSDKYAEGTIGRRFYAGCQNVDTVEALAAEHARELFGAPHAYAQPHSGIDANLVAFWAVLANRVEAPALEKAQVRQVNDLSEQDWFELRRELGNQRMLGMSLDAGGHLTHGFRPNISGKMFDQRSYGTDPRTGLIDYDEVRRAAQEFRPLILVAGYSAYPRLINFATMREIADEVGATFMVDMAHFAGLVAGKVLTGDYDPVPHAHITTTTTHKSLRGPRGGMVLCQPELADQVDRGCPMVLGGPLPHVMAAKAVALAEARQPDFRDYAQRIVDNAKALAEGLTRRGAKLVTGGTDNHLVLLDVSSYGLTGRQAEAALLESGIVTNRNAVPQDPNGAWYTSGIRLGTPALTTRGLGTAELDEVAGLIDTVLAQTKPGTTKQGAPSKASHVLDEAVATRVSQQAADLLSNHPLYPTVDLG
- a CDS encoding tetratricopeptide repeat protein: MAAQKGQHGDSGKPEESQGRTWVRSLGMIGLVFLVLAALIETITAGTQRPVVGGLALLAVAAFVIAGVGRLTEPESVRAARAQAADGPADSGERTGPWQEDDAPWREDAEGPWQEEGREGGEGEGGWNEGEGPWSERGEPSAPAERSGGWQGEPPGARSGARTQTQPATRVPGQRRERGRKAPQVPERTFPRLSELSEAVLGPTPTHYAHRGQAPYVRRPAADGRLAALLNSDGPPFPFVVVVGPSKAGKSRTVVEAVRSVLGGRDPAVFVPGSGEELAEALREEEALPRGRQPWVVWLDDVTAADLVHLSADTLDRAARHAMIVASMTDERWDQVLDSTGDVAATAKAALRRATKVPLDFELTVRERAEAEQLYPQLQINASIGEALIGGDQLVAKFRAGRDGEPAGYTIVQAAVDARRAGLNRPLTESELRGLYPLYLRRVRIDLDPTTALFEEGMAWATEPVASEVSLLSYVGGGAGAAPGAIPGIGTGIGAGIGAGAGTSFGGAAGAGIGARGKPAPESADGALEILDYVVAVEEGRHGQEARPVFDAMWQELIAAVPPDDAFNIGIGASLRGNQSAAELAFRKVLDLDHAEEAPRAANNLGLLLRERGDVAGARAAFQKAIDSGHPDVMPRAANNLGALLRQQGDVSGARGAYQKAIDSGHTDVVPRAANDLGSLLRGQGDVAGARTAYQRAVDSGHTDVVPSAALNLGMLLKDQGDVAGAETAYERAMGSGHPQVVPVAALNLGSLLREQGDMAGARTAYQRAVDSGHAEVVPVAALNLGSLLREQGDMAGARTAYQRAVDSGHPGVMPVAALNLGMLLKDQGDPEGAEAAYQRAVDSGDVDVVPMAALYRGSLLKDQGDLVGAETAFQRAVDSGHPDVAPMAANNLGVLLTEEADVGGARAAYELAVRSGHADVAPMAANNLGVLLTEEAEVDDARAAYQVAVDSGHADVAPMAALNLGLLLDAQGDVAGARSAYELAVDSGHADVVSVAAVNLGTLLRDQGDVAGARSAFHLAIDSGFVDIAPVSAGHLRVLLAGQGGAVNARPAARIGADRVRETAALGARAGEPGPDIDVEGTDNNLGTIEAMEEGLGEDEGPNGRR
- a CDS encoding 6-phosphogluconolactonase, with translation MRQLRYDELTVSVAPTAEAAGAAAAERFAAAVRAELATVEPGDAVAVILATGNSQFGFVRAVRERDDIDWSRVVVLHMDEYAGMSADHSASFRRWFADQLLPYVTPREFHGIRGDHEPVEEELARYSGLLADLDPAVCVMGIGENGHLAFNDPPADFGTTELVHLVELDEACRRQQVGEGHFPSLAQTPTRALSLTVPALIRPRTVLVVTPEARKADAVRSALEGPVTPDCPASILRTVGHAQLFLDEESAGTLRDQVG